The sequence below is a genomic window from Oscillospiraceae bacterium.
AGCTGTAAATAAACAAGTCTTGCTCCATATAGCACAAAAATCAATGCTACAAAAATAACAAACGAAACAGCTCTTTTTATACTTTTGTTCAACGAAGCAAACCCCCTTTTATTTTAATTATGAAATATCAGTTTCCTCAGCAAACAAATACATTTTTATAAAATAGAATACAAAATACAATGCCGCAGAAACAAAAAAAGTATATATGGTTTTAGGTAAAATAATTGATTTAAGAACATAAAGCAAGTGCCATTCCCCTCTTAAACCGATAAAAGCAATATAGGTTATAAGGTTGAGGAAAAACACACAAATACTGCATATTATTATTGCACTTATTACATTTCTTTTTATTTGAGTAGAAATTAAAATACCCGTCAAATATGCAGCTATTATAAAAAAGACAGTATTAAAGCCAACAATAGCACTGTTTGCATCATAAATTAAGCCTGCAAAAATTGCGCATATTGCTCCTACTCTCTCTCCATCGTACATAGCAACAAGTAAAACAGCCGGAAGAATAAGCTCAGGAGTTACATTTAAAAGCCTTATAGAACGAAACGGAGAGGTTTGAAAGAGAAAAAGCACTGTCAGCAACAGTATATAGGCAGCATATTTAATTACTATCCTTTGACGATACGTCTTCAGCTTCATCAGTACTCTCCTCTATTTCAAAGGATTTTATAATAAAAACATTCCTTATTTTTTCAAAATTAACCGCCGGTCTGACTATTGCGTAATTGGAAATCCCGTTTTCCTCAGGCAAAATATCTTCAACTCTGCCTATTCTTATTCCTGACGGAAAAACTCCGCCCAAACCCGACGTATCAATAATATCTCCTCTATTGAGATTTACCATATTGTCAAAAAAAGAAAGCTTGCATAAACCACTTTGTGAAAGCAAGAAATCGCCTTCAACAACTGCTGCATCACCTGTTCTCACAACCATAGCACCGGTTACACATTCTGTATCAATAATAGAAACTACTTTAGAATATGTTAAGGAAACCGTTTTTATTTTTCCTACAAGTCCGTCAGAAGTAATAACAGGCTGTCCTGCCTTAACACCGTGCATACTTCCTTTATCAATAGTAAAGGTGAAAAACCAATCTCCCGGGTCTTTTGCAATTACTTTTGCCTCTTCAAAAACAAAATTAGGATTTTTTTCTTTTATTTCAAGCAAGCTTTTAAGCTCTTCGTTTTCTTCCGAATGCCTTTTAGCATCGGCAATATTATCTTCATATTCCTTAATCTGTTTTTTGAGTTCCTCATTCTCTTGTTTTATGTTTTCATAATTTGTAAATCTTTCTACAAATTTGTTAATAAATCCACCTATCCCTACTGAGCCTTTTTGAGGTACAGTAACAACAGTTCCGCCTGTTCCTTCAATAACAGTAGAATTATCGGTTGTCAAGGAATACAAAAGACAACCAAGTAAAAACAAAATAACTATGCAAAGGAATAATGTAAATTTATTTTTGAAAAATTGCAAAAAATCACCTCCACCCGTTTAAAAGGACAAACCTATTTTCCTGTTGAACCAAAGCCAGATTTGTTTCGCTTTGTTTCAGACAGCTCATAAGCTTCCTCAAATTCAACATTGATAAAATTCATAAAAACAAGCTGCGCAATTCTGTCCATAGGATTGATTGTATAAGGCTTTTCAGAATTATTTATAAGA
It includes:
- the mreC gene encoding rod shape-determining protein MreC — encoded protein: MQFFKNKFTLFLCIVILFLLGCLLYSLTTDNSTVIEGTGGTVVTVPQKGSVGIGGFINKFVERFTNYENIKQENEELKKQIKEYEDNIADAKRHSEENEELKSLLEIKEKNPNFVFEEAKVIAKDPGDWFFTFTIDKGSMHGVKAGQPVITSDGLVGKIKTVSLTYSKVVSIIDTECVTGAMVVRTGDAAVVEGDFLLSQSGLCKLSFFDNMVNLNRGDIIDTSGLGGVFPSGIRIGRVEDILPEENGISNYAIVRPAVNFEKIRNVFIIKSFEIEESTDEAEDVSSKDSN
- the mreD gene encoding rod shape-determining protein MreD, which translates into the protein MKLKTYRQRIVIKYAAYILLLTVLFLFQTSPFRSIRLLNVTPELILPAVLLVAMYDGERVGAICAIFAGLIYDANSAIVGFNTVFFIIAAYLTGILISTQIKRNVISAIIICSICVFFLNLITYIAFIGLRGEWHLLYVLKSIILPKTIYTFFVSAALYFVFYFIKMYLFAEETDIS